AGAATCACAGTAGCTAAAGTCACCTTAATTAGGACTGTCACAAAATCcctcaatatcaatatatgTGATGTGAACAAACAACACAGTATTATTAATTTCATGGCACtgggtaaaaaaaagagagattcaTTTCAATAACTATCAattctcattttaatttattttatttgagctttaaagaacattttatatgCTAAAGAAAAAGGGCTAATGAAATTATCCCATCTGAATTGGCCCCAAAGGGAAATTTCTGTCTAAAGATTATAAAATTGGTGTAAAACACATTGATATGCCCAGTTTGTCTCTACcataaaacattatatataattaacAATGTCAAATATACTAATTATTAAACTATAGATTTCCAATAGGTTTTTCTTTTGCCAGCTCTGGCTTAAATTCGCCTCATTTGctgttattttataatttaataattttggCTCATCTGAGAAAAATGGATGACCATTTAAACTGATCCTCTTAGCCCTCAGAGAAGGACCATTAGTAGAGTTTATATGTATGCAACAGACAAGCTGGAGACCTTTAGACATGTAAACTGCATCGTTCCTATGATCAGAATGCTTATATACTGACTGGTGCGGAGGAAACTGAACTGGCTCTAGACTCTCGTGTTTTCCTTGTAGGTATGGTGACGACACAGCACGAAATGCCTACTGTAGATTCTGGCAATTCGTCATCCTCAGTCCATTCATTGAGATCAGGGTTGTAAACCTGAATGCATTTCTTGTACTTCTTCTCACCTTCATTCCAGCCTCCCAGGACATACACCTTGCTGTTCAAAATGGAAATACCAGCTGTGCTCACTCCTGTGTGAAGAGGCGCACAGTAGCTCCACTGCCCATTCTGAGGGTTGTATGATTCGACAGCCAGGACATCTACCCTCTCCCCACGTCCTCCCAACTGACTGCCGCCGATGACGTAGGCGCGGTCTCCCACTGTGGCAGCGCAATGCCAACCTCGAGGTGTGCTCAGGCTGGTCTTGTCCTGCCAGGTGTCAGTGGACGGGTCATAAGAACACACGGCTCTAGAGTAGGCATTGTTGATGTAACCTCCAGACACAAGGATCTTGCCCTCAATGACAGAGCTGCCATGACAGCAACGGGGCACCTCCATTGGTGCCTTCATTTGCCATTGGTTGGAGGATGGCACATAGCACTCAACAGAGGCCTGAACACCATCAGCATTTCGCCCTCCAACAGCAAACAAGAGGCCATtgaagatgttgatgctgaaGTGGGTGCGCCTTTGGATCATGTTGCTCAGATGAATCCAAGTGTTGAACCGGGGGTCATACCTAAAGTATGTGAGAGGgatttacagtcattttttttctaacttCACACAAACTAATATGACTGAATTAAAGATTTAAAGTGACAGTTCATTCTTACCTGCAGAAGTTGCTGACAGCATGTTTTGCCTGGTTCCTTGCATCATTCTGGTCCTCACCACCTGCCACATACAGGAAGCCATCCAAGACTGCCACACACTGATTAAAGCTCTTAGCTGGCATTTCTGTCAACTTATTCCACACGTTATCAGAGTCCCTGTAGAGGACCTCTTTGCTGAGAGATTTCTCTGTCAAGGCTGGGCGTCCACCGACTGTGAGTATCACCTTGAGGCCACCGCGTACCTTTGTTCTGCGTGACTGAAGGATATTCTGTTGGTATGGCAGCAGATGGTAATTCATGGCGTCAACAAGGAGACGGTGGCACTCGGAGTCTTGCATCATTCTGGGGACACTCTGGACATGATTCACCAGGTCTTGAGCAGAGATAGTGCCAAAGCGGATGAGTGTCAGGAGATCTGCTGCATACTTCAGCCTCTTCTCATCAAAGTCCAAccatttcatggcaatctggAAGGCTGTGACCTCAGAGGGGAGCTGCAGGGAATCATCTGAGAGGAAATCACTGATCTGCTCATAGGTGAGCTTCAGGAACTGCTCCATCTCAGAGAACTCAATGAAGTTCTCCCTCATGAACTTCTGCGCTGCTACTTTGGTTTCTTTGAGGTCGTAGGCATCAGCGATATTGGCCACATACATGCAATTCTCAACACTCAGCTCCTGCATGAGGAAATCGCTGCACATCTTCACTAAGGTGCCGATTTTCAGCAGCATGGCTGCGGCAATGGTGCTGCCAATGCTGTACAGCGACAAGGTGAGCTTTCCAGAGTATGCATATGTGATTGCTGTGGCGAGCCCGACAGGTGAAAGGTCATTAAGCTCAATCTTCTGAAGGGCTGCATCCTTCTTCAGGATGTTACGAATGTACTCACTGCAGGAGGCCATGACAACCCTGTGGACGTCAAATGACTTTGACTTGGTTGCAACCGTCAGATCACAGAGGAAACTGTCTTGCCTCATGGTGCTCAATCCTTCCAGGAGGTTTGGTGCATAGGCTGAATCGGTCACTTCAGTTGAAATGCAGTTGAAGCCATTTCCTCCTTCTAAGAGGGTGTTCAGCCCATTGATCTTGTTGATGGGGCTGTCCTCAACCATGATGGTCATTTCATTTATGTCTCCTTTACTCTTTTTGGTTGTCTTGTTCTTTTTGGGTGCCATGGCTGTTGCAGCACAACACAGCCCAGACCTtctgcaaatataaataaaaaatgtcagattttgaAGAAAATGTACCTCAGTTAATAATGATGCACAGAATGCACAATGATACATTGTGTAAAAAAATCCAAGTTGTAGCAGATAGCGTAtgaattgtattgtatttatttatataacaccttCCAAGAGCAAAGACAtatcaaagtgcttcacagatgaAATAAAGCAGAgacatactacacacacacttcatacaATTACACATAGGTCTAGATTTAACCTGGTTTCATCAAAAGATATCATCATGGAATAAATAGCAGTTAAGAAACTTGCACACAGCCAAACTACACTAAAATAGCATATCTTTTTAAAACTGAGACTGCATTTAGTTTGAGGTCTTGTTGTCCTTGTACCATGCCCTTGAcagttttctcttctctctcatgtAAGCAATAATGACAAATTCCTGTAAATGTTACTTACTGGACCTAAGGAGAAAAAATGCTTACTTTTTGGAGGGAGTAAAATGTATCTAGGCACAAACAGACACTGACACCTTTGAAAACATGTGTGGTGCCAGGTGATGCTGGAGGGAGTGAGTGCGTCAACATGCCCTGCTTCGCATCTGTCACAATTTATCAGCAGTATGTCCAGGAATAGCAACGCTGGATGGCTCACCCATGACGTTCCTTTTATAGACTTTGAGACAAGAGCAGCAGGCCTCATGTCCTCTGACTGTTTAAGTTCAACTTAGggcaaatatttatttatttatttatattttatttattttatgtaatgtTTGTATGCTTGTACTCCGCAATCAACATAATCTTCaagaaatttttttttaataagatgACACTCTTCACTATTTACCTAGAACGCTGTCAATATTGAAGCATGCTATCACCATTATTTCTATAAAAACTCTTTTTTACCAAAATGGAAATAGCTTCAGACAATTTATTTGCCCTTTGAGACCTAAATAAGTGAGAAAATTGcagattttttgttttacaaaggCTGACAAACAGCGAGCATTGACTGCACCATGCTGCCTTTTCATTGCTTAATGGCAAGGAATCAAGCATTGGATAATGCCACTTACCTGAGAAATGAAGTTGAGGCTGGTGAAGAAGGAACTTGTGCCTCCAGTTActggagcaggagagagagagagagagcagtagTTTCTCCTACTGAAAGAGACATGCAGTAAACTCCTCCTCTAGGGGGGAGAGTGCCAATCAAGTATTGTGCAAGGCATGTGGCAGAGGGCAGGGACCATACACTCCCCCAACATATAGTGTCCCACAATAGCCTCCAATCATTGATGTCAACATACTGCATGCATGAGCACAACGTATGTCCTCAACAGGACAGCATATGAAGTGTTTCATGTGGCCTCGCTAGTACCAAAAGCAACATCCCTTACAATCCAGTTTTCTGATATCTCATTTGAGAAAAAGTACAAGAAAAGatgatgttaaaatgtaaaatgattaaaactgaTATGTTATTGACTGTGCTCTAATAGGCAGCCTAAATGGAGGATGGCAGATTTTAATTGACAAGACATAAGCACCAATttatcatacatatatttaataatCTCCAGAGATGCTGATACTTACAGTTCCCAGTGAAGACGACACACAAATGtctgagaagaaagaggaaaggttAATTCCTCCAGTTGATAAAAAGCATGACAGCAACCCAACTACATGTCTAATTAACATAACAggactgttttttaaaataatatattttccaaaatataatatttaatcagCAGTGTGCTACAGATCATGATAATTTAATGACTGGGGCCCCCAGATATTTTTTGTCTGTCAGGTGCTTCATTCTGTAATTCCAATGTTTCATTACTTTGTCAATCAATTTAattacttgttttttgtttctgttttattttgtccttttaaAAATGCCAACATATTGTTGAGTACCCAATTTCACCTGTGCACATGTAGATTCAATTCATTGAGTTCATGGGTCAAACACTATCAGGTTGAGGGGTCACCCTGTCAGTTATTTTTGAAGGAGACAGATACAGaagcaacacacacagaattcATTATGTGCTCTGTCGATGACCCCAaattttaatttataaaaaaaatatatatgccAATTAATCAGTTAGCCTACCCCCAGTAGGCCTATCTCTTTGTATGATAAATATGTTGGTAGGATGAGAGTTATGGCATCTTATTAGCTCCTTTCACGTTACAGCCTTAAGAAAATAGTATCATGCCATGcataatttattttcaaattgttTCCGATAAGAGAGACAGCCATCTATAATGTCTCTTCAAGGACCAATCTACAGAGGCCCCTGTATAAGGCTCAATGCATAGCAGCAATGTACTCGCACATAATGATGGATGCGTCATTTATTCATAATTACACGTTTAATATGAACAGTCACATCAGTTATCCCGCATGTTTTCTGTCATTGCTTCCGTCCTTTATAATGCTGTCATCAGTGGGCGCGCGCTGCCTGGTGTGTGTGAACGGCTGCACCTGATTCACCGTGATGGCCCGCAGGTCTGATGTGGTGAAGAAAGTCCTGCGGTACAAACTTCAGCTTacagacacagcagagtctgCTACGGTAGCtacaaagttttatttttgcagGCCTGCGCACAATAATCAGGGCAGAGTTGAATGACATGAGGACGCCAAACCTGTGCGCGCAGCTCCAGCTTTGTTTAATCTCTCTGATTTATTTGACAGCCAATGATTGCTCCCGAAACACTGATGCCATTTCGATATTTTCGCCCTCTAAGTTTCCTCCCTGTTACTTTAATTGGCTAAATCCCACCGGCTTTCATTAATGGTTTTGTGTCGTTGCAGTGTTATATTTAGAGACTAATACATTGCTACCGGTGGTCGACTTACTGGCAAATTTGCTCCCATGCACGACCAAATTTCACACCTACTAGATTTGCGTAGACAGAGTAAAGATCAATTCATTAAATATTCGGTAATAGGCTTCTCTAAATATTACTCTACTACCATCTGCCGTCTTATTGGACTCCATAAAAACGTATATAGACATATGGACATGGCAGTCTGACATAATCtctatattatgtttttttttgtcattgacTGTGTGGGGAGAGGGGCTGATTGAGTGCTGTTTCAGTCATTGACATGTGTGCTTCTGCCTCGCAGCACTTTAGTGGGGGTCAGGCTGTATAAATGGGAGGGGCTTTGTTGCTAAAATTGGCAACTCCTGCAGTTGTTCAACTTATGGCTGCTGTCCATCAGCAAGTGAAGGTTGTTCTGCAGACCTATTTGAATCAGTTCTTTTTGTAGGTATTCTCAGAAATTGGCCGATATTAAGCTATTTAGATTGACTTCAAATGCTCACCTTTAAATCTCTCTGTTCAGTTATATAGAGAGGGTCTATATATCAGGCAGCAGTAGCATTACCCATTTATAGTTGACAGTAAAATGAGCAGCCGGAGGGGGTGTGTGAGGTTCCCATACATAGCTTCTGCTCTGAATGCACAGTCAGCCACTGTGGTGATCCAAAACAAGGACTGCCATATTTGGTATGTCAGGTTTTGTTCAATTTACTTCACTTTTTAACAACTGTTGAAACCAGGTTTAAGCACACTAGACATCTGCCCTact
This portion of the Scomber japonicus isolate fScoJap1 chromosome 14, fScoJap1.pri, whole genome shotgun sequence genome encodes:
- the klhl31 gene encoding kelch-like protein 31, whose protein sequence is MAPKKNKTTKKSKGDINEMTIMVEDSPINKINGLNTLLEGGNGFNCISTEVTDSAYAPNLLEGLSTMRQDSFLCDLTVATKSKSFDVHRVVMASCSEYIRNILKKDAALQKIELNDLSPVGLATAITYAYSGKLTLSLYSIGSTIAAAMLLKIGTLVKMCSDFLMQELSVENCMYVANIADAYDLKETKVAAQKFMRENFIEFSEMEQFLKLTYEQISDFLSDDSLQLPSEVTAFQIAMKWLDFDEKRLKYAADLLTLIRFGTISAQDLVNHVQSVPRMMQDSECHRLLVDAMNYHLLPYQQNILQSRRTKVRGGLKVILTVGGRPALTEKSLSKEVLYRDSDNVWNKLTEMPAKSFNQCVAVLDGFLYVAGGEDQNDARNQAKHAVSNFCRYDPRFNTWIHLSNMIQRRTHFSINIFNGLLFAVGGRNADGVQASVECYVPSSNQWQMKAPMEVPRCCHGSSVIEGKILVSGGYINNAYSRAVCSYDPSTDTWQDKTSLSTPRGWHCAATVGDRAYVIGGSQLGGRGERVDVLAVESYNPQNGQWSYCAPLHTGVSTAGISILNSKVYVLGGWNEGEKKYKKCIQVYNPDLNEWTEDDELPESTVGISCCVVTIPTRKTRESRASSVSSAPVSI